Proteins from a single region of Haloterrigena alkaliphila:
- the pheA gene encoding prephenate dehydratase: MVVVTLGPEGTYSHRAATAVDDEIEFRQSVTSIVDAVASGEYERGVIPIENSIEGSVTESLDALAEYDVAVVREIVTPIKHALLAQGPGFDTVASHSQALAQCRSYLDREYPDATLEAVASTAQSVELARDDPSIAGVAHPDNGGDDIQVIAEDIQDRDSNATRFLALAPAEERSKGGGKTSLVVYPNANYPGLLLELLEPFADRDINLTRVESRPSGQRLGDYVFHVDFEAGLYESRTKEAIEDLEELAEKGWVRRLGSYDTEHVVG; the protein is encoded by the coding sequence ATGGTCGTAGTTACGCTGGGTCCCGAAGGCACCTACTCACACCGGGCGGCGACGGCGGTCGACGACGAGATCGAGTTCCGGCAGTCGGTCACCTCGATCGTCGACGCCGTCGCCAGCGGCGAGTACGAGCGCGGCGTCATCCCCATCGAGAACAGCATCGAGGGAAGCGTCACGGAGAGTCTCGACGCGCTAGCGGAGTACGACGTCGCCGTCGTCCGGGAGATCGTCACCCCGATCAAACACGCTCTGCTCGCCCAGGGACCGGGGTTCGACACCGTCGCCAGCCACTCCCAGGCGCTCGCCCAGTGTCGCTCCTATCTCGATCGCGAGTATCCCGACGCCACGCTCGAGGCCGTCGCGAGCACGGCACAGAGCGTCGAACTCGCCCGCGACGACCCCTCGATCGCGGGCGTCGCTCACCCGGACAACGGCGGCGACGACATCCAGGTGATCGCCGAGGACATCCAGGATCGGGACTCGAACGCGACGCGGTTCCTCGCGCTCGCGCCCGCCGAGGAGCGCTCGAAGGGCGGCGGCAAGACCTCGCTGGTCGTCTACCCGAACGCGAACTACCCCGGACTGCTGCTCGAGTTGCTCGAGCCCTTCGCCGACCGCGACATCAACCTCACCCGCGTCGAGTCCCGCCCCAGCGGCCAGCGACTCGGCGACTACGTCTTCCACGTCGACTTCGAGGCCGGCCTCTACGAGTCCCGGACGAAGGAGGCGATCGAGGACTTGGAGGAACTCGCGGAGAAGGGATGGGTCCGCCGGCTGGGTTCCTACGACACCGAGCACGTCGTCGGGTAG
- a CDS encoding group I truncated hemoglobin: MSETLYERLGGRDAIGAVVDRFYERVIEDEQVAHYFEDVDMQKQRAHQTQFISAVAGGPVDYSGDDMESAHDELGITKPDFYAIVEHLDATMQEFDVDSDDREAVLDAIAEYEGDIVTATA, from the coding sequence ATGAGCGAAACTCTGTACGAACGACTCGGCGGACGGGACGCCATCGGCGCCGTGGTCGACCGGTTCTACGAACGCGTGATCGAGGACGAACAGGTGGCTCACTACTTCGAGGACGTCGACATGCAGAAACAGCGCGCCCACCAAACCCAGTTCATCAGCGCGGTCGCGGGCGGTCCCGTCGACTACTCCGGCGACGACATGGAATCCGCACACGACGAGCTCGGAATCACGAAACCCGACTTCTACGCCATCGTCGAGCACCTGGACGCGACGATGCAGGAGTTCGACGTCGACTCCGACGACCGGGAAGCGGTCCTGGACGCCATCGCCGAGTACGAGGGCGACATCGTCACGGCGACGGCCTGA
- the hemC gene encoding hydroxymethylbilane synthase, with product MRTRGTLRLATRGSTLARRQASLVKEALEDRRYEVELVTVETTGDQIRDELIHRLGKTGAFVRELDERVLEGDLDGAVHSMKDMPTEQPQELVTAAVPERGPPGDVLLTPDGSTLEELSRGATVGTSSLRRRAQLLSERPDLEVEPLRGNVDTRLEKLLAPALQAEHQERSEADKERKANTGDEDFEPEYDRTVDEWFDDLSELERQALGREVETEYDAIVLAQSGLERSGLQHSVEYRELPVETFVPAPGQGALAVTARDGETARDMQSAIDFPRSRVETTVERTILAELGGGCIAPVGIYAVVQGEYVHATVQVFDRDGEESVEAGRDLPVEHHAEAAREFARDLADRGAAELIEAARDDAANDDASAEDKPKGK from the coding sequence ATGAGAACGCGCGGGACGCTGCGACTGGCGACGCGGGGGTCCACACTCGCCCGGCGACAGGCCTCGCTGGTGAAGGAGGCCCTGGAGGACCGGCGCTACGAGGTGGAGCTGGTCACCGTCGAGACGACGGGCGACCAGATCAGGGACGAACTCATCCACCGGCTGGGAAAGACCGGTGCGTTCGTCCGCGAACTCGACGAACGCGTCCTCGAGGGCGACCTCGACGGCGCCGTCCACTCGATGAAGGACATGCCGACCGAACAGCCCCAGGAGCTCGTCACCGCGGCGGTACCCGAACGCGGGCCGCCGGGCGACGTCCTGCTCACGCCCGACGGGTCGACGCTCGAGGAGCTTTCCCGCGGCGCGACCGTCGGCACCTCGAGTCTGCGCCGACGGGCCCAACTCCTCTCTGAGCGACCCGACCTCGAGGTCGAACCACTGCGAGGGAACGTGGACACGCGCCTCGAGAAGTTGCTCGCACCCGCGCTCCAGGCCGAACACCAGGAGCGCTCGGAAGCGGACAAGGAGCGCAAGGCGAACACTGGAGACGAGGACTTCGAACCCGAGTACGACCGCACCGTCGACGAGTGGTTCGACGACCTCTCGGAACTCGAGCGGCAGGCGCTGGGGCGGGAGGTCGAGACCGAGTACGACGCCATCGTGCTCGCACAGTCGGGACTCGAGCGCAGCGGCCTCCAGCACTCCGTCGAGTACCGGGAACTCCCGGTCGAAACGTTCGTTCCCGCACCGGGTCAGGGCGCGCTGGCCGTCACCGCGCGCGACGGCGAGACGGCCCGTGATATGCAGTCGGCGATCGATTTCCCGCGCAGTCGGGTCGAGACGACGGTCGAACGGACGATCCTCGCGGAACTGGGCGGCGGCTGTATCGCCCCCGTCGGGATCTACGCCGTCGTTCAGGGCGAGTACGTCCACGCGACGGTCCAGGTCTTCGATCGGGACGGCGAGGAGTCGGTCGAGGCCGGTCGCGACCTCCCGGTCGAGCACCACGCCGAGGCCGCCCGCGAGTTCGCTCGCGACCTCGCGGACCGCGGTGCAGCGGAACTGATCGAAGCCGCTCGCGACGACGCTGCAAACGACGACGCCTCCGCGGAAGATAAGCCGAAGGGGAAATAG
- the cobA gene encoding uroporphyrinogen-III C-methyltransferase, whose amino-acid sequence MLPDSIEPDSGTVYLVGSGPGDPGLLTVRARALLEKADVVLHDKLPGPEILQLLPEERRIDVGKRANGDRTPQSEINERLVELAREGKSVARLKGGDSFVFGRGGEEAEYLAAHEVPFEVVPAVTSAIAAPAVAGIPVTHRDHASSVTFVTGHEDPTKEESAVDWEALAATGGTIVVLMGVTRLPDYTKALREAGMTPETPVALVERATWPAQQVATGTLETIVDARDEEGIKPPAVTVIGDVASTRETVVDFLENDYSTADPAEWPDEAEQ is encoded by the coding sequence ATGTTGCCGGACTCCATCGAACCCGATTCGGGCACCGTCTACCTCGTCGGTAGCGGTCCCGGCGATCCGGGCCTGTTGACCGTCAGGGCCCGGGCGCTCCTCGAGAAGGCCGACGTCGTGCTCCACGACAAACTCCCCGGACCGGAGATCCTCCAGTTGCTCCCCGAGGAGCGACGCATCGACGTCGGCAAGCGCGCCAACGGCGACCGCACGCCCCAGTCGGAGATCAACGAACGGCTGGTCGAACTCGCCCGCGAGGGGAAGTCGGTCGCGCGACTCAAGGGCGGCGACTCCTTCGTCTTCGGCCGCGGCGGCGAGGAGGCCGAGTACCTGGCGGCCCACGAGGTCCCCTTCGAGGTCGTCCCCGCGGTCACCTCGGCCATCGCCGCGCCCGCCGTCGCCGGCATCCCCGTCACGCACCGCGATCACGCCTCCTCCGTCACGTTCGTCACGGGCCACGAGGACCCGACCAAGGAGGAGTCCGCGGTCGACTGGGAGGCCCTGGCCGCGACCGGCGGAACCATCGTCGTCCTGATGGGTGTCACGCGCCTCCCCGACTACACGAAGGCGTTGCGCGAGGCCGGAATGACGCCGGAGACGCCGGTCGCGCTCGTCGAACGCGCGACCTGGCCCGCCCAGCAGGTCGCGACGGGCACCCTCGAGACGATCGTCGACGCCCGCGACGAAGAGGGGATCAAGCCGCCCGCGGTGACGGTGATCGGCGACGTCGCGAGCACGCGCGAGACCGTCGTCGACTTTCTGGAGAACGACTACAGCACGGCCGATCCCGCCGAGTGGCCCGACGAGGCGGAGCAATGA
- a CDS encoding uroporphyrinogen-III synthase produces MNERADAPTVAVFRPDDERLADAVALLADLGAEPVPDPMLAVEATDATPRTDADYVVFTSKTGAELVSAAGWEPADETVCAIGPATADALREEGYAVDIVPEAYTSSGLVDTLAGSAEPRSAERASGDEPRAEVDGARVEVARSDHGSPVLLDGLADAGAYVHETILYRLVRPEWSGESTERAAAGDLDAACFTSSLTVEHFLEAATERGVRDAALEGLADATVGVIGDPTAETAAELGVDVDVVPSEATFDALARETLAALDRRLE; encoded by the coding sequence ATGAACGAGCGTGCCGACGCCCCGACGGTCGCGGTCTTTCGACCCGACGACGAGCGCCTCGCGGACGCCGTCGCGCTGCTCGCCGATCTCGGTGCGGAGCCGGTGCCGGACCCGATGCTCGCCGTCGAGGCGACCGACGCGACGCCCCGAACCGACGCCGACTACGTGGTCTTCACGAGCAAGACCGGCGCGGAACTCGTCTCCGCGGCCGGCTGGGAGCCGGCCGACGAGACGGTCTGTGCGATCGGCCCCGCGACGGCCGACGCGCTGCGCGAGGAAGGGTACGCAGTCGATATCGTCCCCGAAGCGTACACCTCGAGCGGGCTCGTCGACACGCTGGCGGGAAGCGCGGAGCCACGCTCCGCGGAACGAGCGAGCGGCGATGAGCCGCGAGCTGAGGTCGATGGCGCCCGCGTCGAGGTCGCTCGCAGCGACCACGGCAGCCCCGTGCTACTCGACGGCCTCGCGGACGCGGGCGCGTACGTTCACGAGACGATCCTCTACCGGCTGGTCCGACCCGAGTGGAGCGGCGAATCGACCGAACGCGCCGCCGCCGGCGACCTCGACGCCGCCTGCTTCACCTCGTCGTTGACCGTCGAGCACTTCCTCGAGGCAGCCACCGAACGGGGGGTTCGCGACGCGGCGCTCGAGGGACTCGCCGATGCCACCGTCGGCGTCATCGGCGACCCGACGGCCGAGACGGCCGCCGAACTGGGAGTCGACGTCGACGTGGTGCCCAGCGAGGCCACGTTCGACGCGCTCGCCCGCGAGACGCTCGCGGCCCTCGACCGACGACTCGAGTAG
- a CDS encoding DHH family phosphoesterase yields MAGPVPELEDRAMACAERLCEADRVLLASHIDADGLTSAAIAAQALERAGLPFETVFEKQLDADAIAAIAATDYETVLFTDFGSGQLDIIGEHEDEGAFTPVVADHHQPADRETEYHLNPLLFGINGASELSGAGASYVLARALAEVSDSEPAVAADGGEANEMSPSSSEPRSDGGTVVADAATTPRADNRDLAALAVVGAVGDMQASGGELHGANEKIVAEGVEAGVLETGKDLALYGKQTRPLPKLLEYATDVHIPGISNDESGALRFLDGLDLELKRDGEWRRWSGLTNDEKQTVASALVKRAVSSGVPATKIDQLVSTAYVLPEEPVGTELRDASEFSTLLNATARYERADVGLGVCLGDRDAALERARKLLRNHRRNLSQGIDLVTREGVTHEDHVQWFHAGDEIRETIVGIVAGMAMGNAGISRSKPIVAFAEKNDEEVKVSARGTHSLVRQGLDLSAVMGEASRAAGGDGGGHDVAAGATVPKGEEEPFVERADDIVGEQLS; encoded by the coding sequence ATGGCTGGCCCCGTTCCCGAACTCGAGGATCGCGCGATGGCGTGCGCCGAGCGACTGTGCGAGGCCGATCGCGTCCTGCTCGCCTCCCACATCGACGCCGACGGACTGACCAGCGCCGCGATCGCCGCGCAGGCCCTCGAGCGCGCGGGGCTCCCCTTCGAGACGGTCTTCGAGAAGCAACTCGACGCGGACGCGATCGCCGCGATCGCGGCCACCGACTACGAGACGGTGCTCTTCACGGACTTCGGGAGCGGCCAGCTCGATATCATCGGCGAACACGAGGACGAAGGCGCGTTCACGCCCGTCGTCGCCGACCACCACCAGCCCGCCGATCGCGAGACCGAGTACCACCTCAACCCCCTCCTGTTCGGGATCAACGGCGCCTCGGAGCTGTCGGGTGCCGGCGCGAGTTACGTGCTCGCGCGGGCGCTCGCCGAGGTCTCGGATTCCGAGCCGGCCGTCGCGGCGGACGGGGGTGAGGCGAACGAGATGAGCCCATCCTCGTCGGAGCCCCGCTCCGACGGCGGAACCGTCGTGGCTGACGCGGCCACCACGCCCCGCGCAGACAACCGCGATCTGGCCGCGCTGGCCGTCGTCGGCGCCGTCGGCGACATGCAGGCCTCCGGCGGCGAACTCCACGGCGCCAACGAGAAGATCGTCGCAGAGGGCGTCGAGGCGGGCGTCCTCGAGACGGGCAAGGACCTCGCGCTCTACGGGAAACAGACCCGTCCCCTCCCGAAACTGCTCGAGTACGCCACCGACGTCCACATCCCCGGCATTTCGAACGACGAAAGCGGCGCGCTGCGATTCCTCGACGGGCTCGATCTCGAGTTGAAACGCGACGGGGAGTGGCGCCGCTGGTCGGGACTGACCAACGACGAGAAGCAGACCGTCGCCAGCGCGCTCGTCAAGCGAGCCGTCTCCAGCGGCGTGCCCGCGACGAAGATCGACCAGCTCGTCAGCACCGCCTACGTCCTCCCCGAGGAGCCGGTCGGCACCGAACTCCGGGACGCCAGCGAGTTCTCGACACTCCTCAACGCGACGGCCCGCTACGAGCGCGCCGACGTCGGCCTCGGCGTCTGTCTCGGCGACCGCGACGCGGCCCTCGAGCGGGCGCGGAAACTCCTCCGAAACCACCGGCGCAACCTCTCGCAGGGGATCGACCTCGTCACGCGCGAGGGGGTCACCCACGAGGACCACGTCCAGTGGTTCCACGCCGGCGACGAGATCCGCGAGACCATCGTCGGGATCGTCGCCGGCATGGCGATGGGCAACGCGGGGATCAGCCGGTCGAAGCCGATCGTCGCGTTCGCCGAAAAGAACGACGAGGAGGTGAAGGTCTCCGCTCGCGGCACGCACAGCCTCGTCCGCCAGGGGCTCGACCTCTCGGCCGTCATGGGCGAGGCCTCGCGAGCGGCGGGTGGCGACGGCGGCGGTCACGACGTCGCGGCCGGTGCGACCGTCCCGAAAGGCGAAGAAGAACCGTTCGTCGAACGCGCCGACGACATCGTCGGCGAGCAACTCTCCTAA